The Manihot esculenta cultivar AM560-2 chromosome 11, M.esculenta_v8, whole genome shotgun sequence genome includes a region encoding these proteins:
- the LOC110626699 gene encoding proline-rich receptor-like protein kinase PERK15 isoform X2 encodes MKKILLALDGILPLDELCNEKGDNKLPGYPTLYQIPSPMNRSTSIGLRQYSYQQLAKATNYFSFNNLLGEGGFGQVYMGSVDGQSHAIKKLQNHRDLRSQGKLQDEIIVVSRVRHKNLVELLGYCVEGADKFLVLKYFPNKSLGFQLHESGKDLDWETRMNIAKGSASGLEYLHEHCDSPIVHLDIKSDNILLDDEFKPKVADFGLARFFSEAATHISESAIMGTNAYIDPYAIKTGQYSVKSDVYSFGVMLLELITGRRPIEEDGFDVVEWAKSKIKSALRDEEFEDFVDSTLEIFDHREMYRMLFCIDVCINNHPKFRPSMKKILLALKGILPLDELCNEKGDNKLPRYATLYKEKSYMEVLNENQGEHHEASLGQSHCRQGLHQMTYIEK; translated from the exons ATGAAGaag ATACTTCTAGCTCTCGACGGAATTTTGCCTTTAGACGAATTATGCAATGAGAAGGGTGATAACAAATTGCCAGGATACCCTACTTTATATCAAATTCCATCTCCTATGAATAGAAGTACAAGTATTGGGCTGAGGCAATATTCATATCAACAACTAGCAAAGGCCACCAATTATTTCTCCTTTAACAATCTTCTTGGCGAGGGTGGCTTCGGACAAGTTTACATGGGATCAGTAGATGGTCAATCCCATGCTATTAAAAAACTTCAAAATCATCGAGATTTACGGTCTCAAGGAAAACTGCAAGATGAGATTATAGTTGTTAGCCGCGTCCGTCACAAAAATCTTGTTGAACTGCTTGGTTACTGCGTTGAAGGGGCCGATAAATTtcttgttttaaagtattttcctAATAAGTCCTTGGGTTTTCAATTACATG AAAGCGGTAAGGATTTGGACTGGGAGACGAGGATGAATATCGCTAAAGGCTCTGCAAGTGGACTAGAATATTTACATGAACACT gtGACTCTCCTATTGTACATTTAGATATCAAGTCAGATAATATTCTTCTTGATGATGAATTTAAACCAAAG GTGGCTGACTTTGGACTTGCACGCTTTTTTTCGGAGGCTGCTACTCACATTTCCGAATCAGCAATTATGGGAACCAATGC CTATATAGACCCATATGCAATAAAAACTGGACAGTACTCTGTAAAATCAGATGTTTACTCATTTGGTGTTATGCTTCTGGAATTAATTACTGGAAGAAGACCCATAGAAGAAGACGGCTTTGATGTTGTTGAATGG GCAAAATCTAAAATTAAGAGTGCTTTGCGGGATGAAGAATTTGAAGATTTTGTAGATTCTACATTGGAAATATTTGACCATAGAGAAATGTATCGAATGTTGTTCTGCATTGATGTTTGTATAAATAACCATCCAAAGTTTCGTCCATCAATGAagaag ATACTTCTAGCTCTTAAAGGAATTTTGCCTCTAGACGAATTATGCAATGAGAAGGGTGATAACAAATTGCCACGGTACGCTACTTTATATAAAGAAAAGTCCTATATGGAAGTTTTGAACGAGAATCAAGGAGAGCATCACGAAGCAAGCCTTGGTCAGTCTCACTGTAGGCAAGGCTTACATCAAATGACTTACATTGAGAAGTGA